One segment of Desulfovibrio sp. JC010 DNA contains the following:
- a CDS encoding WcbI family polysaccharide biosynthesis putative acetyltransferase: protein MKKICILHANCQGEPLEELLLLSEEFSSTYDIHQFTNYTRDHIPAELIAACDLFIYQPLPAENWAELASDKIISRLKSKARAIAFPSMFFKHYWPLWSNVRGFNYRDIFLDSLLDRDLSESQVLHLFMNTRLTNIYDFKEIMDSSEQIERDKEQQTPVRYVDWVLENYRQKPVFKTINHPNTELLIITANTLLEELGMDRLPENKLENFPPPFPEFEQPIHPQVAEYLGLEFGGPEQRYHVYGAELTFEEYVMRYIKCRRNNIEDFIGFLMAAARMEKA, encoded by the coding sequence ATGAAAAAAATCTGTATTCTACATGCCAATTGTCAGGGTGAACCGCTTGAAGAACTGCTTCTGCTGAGTGAAGAATTCAGTTCCACCTACGATATCCACCAATTCACCAACTACACCCGCGATCACATCCCGGCAGAACTTATCGCCGCCTGCGACCTTTTTATATACCAGCCGCTACCGGCTGAGAACTGGGCAGAACTGGCATCGGATAAAATCATTTCACGCTTAAAGAGCAAGGCCCGCGCGATTGCTTTTCCGAGCATGTTTTTCAAGCATTACTGGCCGCTGTGGTCCAATGTACGCGGCTTCAATTACCGGGACATATTTCTTGATTCCCTGCTGGACCGGGACCTGAGCGAATCACAGGTGCTGCACCTGTTCATGAACACCAGGCTGACCAATATCTATGATTTCAAGGAGATCATGGACAGCTCGGAACAAATTGAACGGGACAAGGAACAACAGACCCCGGTTCGCTACGTGGACTGGGTTCTTGAAAACTACAGACAAAAACCAGTTTTCAAGACCATCAATCATCCGAATACAGAACTGCTGATCATCACCGCAAACACACTGCTGGAAGAACTGGGTATGGATCGGCTGCCGGAAAACAAGCTGGAAAATTTCCCGCCTCCGTTCCCTGAATTTGAACAACCCATCCATCCGCAGGTTGCCGAATACCTCGGTCTGGAATTCGGCGGCCCGGAGCAGCGTTACCACGTTTACGGCGCAGAACTCACCTTTGAAGAATACGTCATGCGCTACATCAAGTGCCGCAGAAACAATATTGAAGACTTCATCGGCTTTCTTATGGCCGCTGCGCGGATGGAGAAAGCCTGA